The following are from one region of the Roseobacter fucihabitans genome:
- a CDS encoding lysozyme inhibitor LprI family protein, translating into MLRGPEADPPQGGVDMLCPKGQGGAKNDDAVARLCENGPRPGGWQQMGFKGMIRFWKGMIRFWTLFILALPLPLAAQDIAYSDRQTQSCLDRLSDDAALSDCVGLSANGCMEANAAGYTTVGMVGCLEGELMLWESLLNAAYQKVLRQAKATEAEMLELGATVPSMSQALVAMQRAWMPFRDATCAYERSLWGGGTGGGPATLQCLLELTALQTARLSRRFGE; encoded by the coding sequence ATGCTGAGGGGACCCGAGGCCGATCCACCCCAGGGGGGTGTCGATATGCTATGCCCTAAGGGGCAGGGCGGCGCAAAAAACGACGACGCGGTGGCACGGCTTTGCGAGAACGGGCCTCGGCCGGGGGGGTGGCAACAGATGGGCTTTAAAGGCATGATCCGCTTCTGGAAAGGCATGATCCGCTTCTGGACCCTTTTTATACTGGCGCTTCCCCTACCGCTCGCGGCGCAGGATATCGCCTATTCGGACAGGCAAACCCAAAGCTGTCTTGATCGCCTGAGCGATGATGCCGCCCTCTCGGATTGTGTCGGATTATCGGCAAATGGCTGTATGGAGGCGAACGCTGCGGGTTATACGACGGTCGGTATGGTCGGGTGCCTTGAGGGAGAGCTCATGCTCTGGGAGTCTCTGCTGAATGCTGCGTACCAGAAGGTTCTGCGGCAGGCAAAGGCGACGGAAGCGGAGATGCTTGAGCTTGGGGCAACGGTGCCAAGCATGTCGCAAGCCCTTGTCGCGATGCAGCGCGCCTGGATGCCGTTTCGCGACGCGACCTGCGCCTATGAACGCAGCCTCTGGGGCGGTGGCACTGGCGGTGGGCCCGCGACGCTGCAGTGCCTTCTCGAGCTCACAGCACTCCAAACGGCACGTTTATCGCGCCGGTTTGGGGAGTGA
- a CDS encoding glutathione S-transferase family protein, with protein MITLHHCPQTRSMRTLWLLHELDVPFQLRSYPFDRTLRTPEFLSLSPAGRVPALEIDGERMFETGAITEYLCERYSPERLGRMPGSPNRMSWLVWLHFSETLSQHTAALTQQHIALREDHMRSPIVMKLEAARVRKCYDAIEARLSTPVENRDYLLTSGFSAVDISVGQAVYMARHFATLKDHPATAEWYERITERESFKASLPKGDGIYAQDFYAPWPLE; from the coding sequence ATGATCACGTTACACCATTGTCCGCAAACACGCTCGATGCGAACGCTGTGGTTGCTGCACGAATTGGATGTGCCCTTCCAGCTGCGCAGTTACCCGTTTGATCGCACCCTGCGCACACCGGAGTTTCTCAGCCTGTCCCCTGCGGGGCGCGTGCCAGCGTTGGAAATTGACGGTGAGCGGATGTTTGAGACGGGCGCGATTACCGAGTATCTGTGCGAACGCTACAGCCCCGAGCGGCTGGGCCGGATGCCGGGCAGTCCCAATCGTATGTCCTGGCTGGTCTGGCTGCATTTCTCCGAAACACTGAGCCAGCATACCGCCGCTTTGACCCAGCAGCATATTGCGCTGCGCGAGGATCATATGCGCAGCCCCATCGTGATGAAACTCGAAGCCGCGCGGGTGCGCAAATGCTATGACGCCATCGAGGCGCGGTTGAGCACACCTGTCGAAAACCGCGACTATCTGCTGACGTCGGGGTTTTCGGCGGTGGATATTTCTGTGGGGCAGGCGGTGTATATGGCGCGCCATTTCGCAACACTGAAGGATCATCCCGCCACCGCAGAGTGGTACGAGCGTATCACCGAGCGTGAGAGCTTCAAGGCTTCCCTGCCCAAGGGCGACGGAATTTATGCACAAGACTTTTACGCGCCTTGGCCGTTAGAGTGA
- a CDS encoding hydroxymethylglutaryl-CoA lyase, with protein MSLGTCEIFEVGPRDGLQNEARDIPVGEKIALIDTLSRAGLRRIEAGSFVSPKRVPQMAGSGEVMAGIRRADGVRYGALTPNMRGFQDAQAAGVDEIAVFASASEGFSQANINASIAESLARFAPLLEEARHIDLPVRGYVSCVIECPYDGAVAPAAVAQVADKLFGMGCYEISLGDTIGAGTPDSIARMLLAVRDVVPVGRLAGHYHDTHDRAMANIDASLSLGVRVFDAAVGGLGGCPFAPGAAGNVATEAVAKHLAALGYDTGLDLDVIQEAAQMARAMRPG; from the coding sequence ATGAGTTTGGGAACCTGTGAGATATTCGAAGTGGGCCCGCGTGACGGGTTGCAAAACGAAGCGCGCGACATTCCGGTCGGCGAGAAGATCGCGCTGATCGATACGCTGAGTCGGGCGGGGTTACGCCGCATCGAGGCGGGGAGTTTCGTCTCGCCCAAACGGGTGCCGCAAATGGCCGGATCGGGCGAGGTGATGGCGGGCATCCGGCGCGCGGACGGGGTGCGCTACGGCGCGCTCACGCCCAACATGCGCGGGTTTCAGGACGCGCAGGCCGCAGGGGTTGATGAGATTGCCGTTTTTGCTTCCGCGTCTGAGGGCTTTTCGCAGGCCAATATCAACGCCAGCATCGCCGAGAGCCTTGCCCGCTTCGCACCGCTTCTGGAGGAAGCGCGTCACATCGACCTGCCGGTGCGCGGCTATGTGTCCTGTGTGATCGAATGCCCGTATGACGGCGCCGTCGCACCCGCAGCAGTGGCGCAGGTTGCCGACAAGCTCTTTGGCATGGGGTGCTATGAAATCAGCCTGGGGGACACAATAGGGGCGGGAACCCCCGATAGCATCGCGCGCATGTTGCTGGCGGTGCGTGATGTCGTCCCGGTCGGGCGACTGGCGGGGCATTATCATGACACGCATGATCGCGCGATGGCGAATATTGATGCCTCGCTCAGTCTGGGCGTGCGGGTGTTTGATGCGGCGGTTGGCGGGCTCGGAGGATGTCCTTTCGCGCCGGGTGCTGCGGGCAATGTTGCAACCGAAGCTGTGGCTAAACACCTTGCGGCCCTGGGCTATGATACCGGCCTGGATCTGGATGTGATCCAAGAGGCGGCCCAGATGGCGCGCGCCATGCGCCCGGGTTGA
- a CDS encoding phosphatidylserine decarboxylase, producing MGQGSPHSTQDCDAYMKMHETFIKPMHPEGRKFVAIFAALTVVLYLIWSFLGLLGLLLTIWCYYFFRDPKRATPTREGLIVSPADGVISLIEKAVPPPELGMSDKALTRVSVFMNVFNCHVNRMPIGGRLAAIVYRPGKFFNASLDKASADNERNSLCIEMADGRQIAVVQIAGLVARRIVCFAAQGDSLQTGARFGLIRFGSRLDVYLPEGVAPMVGLGQSMVAGETVIADLTCDEPPRAVQVQ from the coding sequence ATCGGGCAAGGAAGCCCCCATTCAACGCAAGATTGTGACGCTTATATGAAAATGCACGAAACCTTCATCAAGCCGATGCACCCGGAGGGGCGCAAATTCGTGGCGATTTTCGCGGCCCTGACGGTCGTGCTCTATCTGATCTGGTCCTTTCTGGGGCTTTTGGGCCTACTGCTGACCATCTGGTGTTATTATTTCTTTCGCGATCCCAAACGCGCGACGCCGACCCGCGAAGGGTTGATCGTGAGTCCTGCCGACGGGGTGATTTCCCTGATCGAAAAGGCCGTTCCCCCCCCCGAGTTGGGCATGTCGGACAAAGCCCTGACGCGGGTCAGCGTTTTCATGAATGTGTTCAACTGCCATGTGAACCGTATGCCCATCGGTGGGCGGCTGGCCGCGATCGTCTACCGGCCCGGTAAGTTCTTTAACGCCTCTCTCGATAAGGCCAGCGCGGATAACGAGCGCAACAGCCTGTGCATCGAGATGGCGGATGGGCGTCAGATCGCCGTGGTGCAGATCGCCGGGCTGGTGGCGCGCCGGATCGTTTGTTTCGCCGCGCAGGGTGACAGCTTGCAGACCGGTGCGCGTTTTGGGCTGATCCGCTTTGGCTCGCGTCTGGATGTGTATCTGCCTGAGGGTGTGGCCCCGATGGTCGGTTTGGGTCAGAGCATGGTGGCGGGGGAGACGGTGATTGCCGATCTGACCTGCGATGAGCCGCCGCGCGCTGTGCAGGTGCAATAG
- the pssA gene encoding CDP-diacylglycerol--serine O-phosphatidyltransferase, whose protein sequence is MTEPLREKETKVRVLSLLPNMLTIAAICAGLTAIRFGYEGNFDMAVKLILAACVLDCLDGRLARLMNSATPFGAELDSLADFLNFGVAPVLILHNWALQDFRNEGFIAVLCYAICCVLRLARFNVSSREEKTERASDYFVGVPSPAGAILVMLPLIVALAFENLPVTPPAVVVGYICLVGLLMISRVPTYSFKNLAIDRSNTKFFMLGAGVLIAALLMYLWATVVIVTLVYMASFLWAMRSARQLKSH, encoded by the coding sequence ATGACCGAGCCTCTGCGTGAAAAAGAAACCAAGGTCCGCGTCCTGAGCCTTTTGCCCAATATGCTGACGATTGCAGCGATCTGTGCGGGCCTTACGGCGATCCGTTTTGGGTATGAGGGCAATTTCGACATGGCGGTCAAGCTGATCCTGGCCGCCTGTGTGCTGGATTGTCTGGACGGGCGTCTGGCGCGGCTGATGAACAGCGCCACGCCTTTTGGTGCGGAACTGGATTCGCTGGCGGATTTTCTCAATTTCGGCGTGGCCCCGGTGCTGATCCTGCACAATTGGGCCTTGCAGGATTTTCGCAACGAAGGCTTCATCGCGGTGCTGTGCTATGCCATCTGCTGCGTGTTGCGGCTGGCGCGTTTTAACGTCAGCAGCCGCGAAGAGAAGACCGAACGGGCCAGTGATTATTTCGTCGGCGTGCCCTCTCCGGCGGGCGCGATCCTGGTGATGTTGCCGCTGATCGTGGCGCTGGCCTTTGAAAACCTGCCCGTTACCCCACCGGCGGTCGTGGTGGGCTACATTTGCCTTGTGGGCCTGTTGATGATCAGCCGCGTTCCGACTTATTCCTTCAAGAATCTAGCGATTGACCGGAGCAACACCAAGTTCTTCATGCTCGGGGCGGGGGTGCTGATTGCCGCCCTGCTGATGTATCTCTGGGCGACGGTGGTCATTGTGACGCTGGTCTATATGGCGAGCTTTCTGTGGGCCATGCGCTCGGCACGTCAGCTGAAGTCCCACTGA
- the tnpB gene encoding IS66 family insertion sequence element accessory protein TnpB (TnpB, as the term is used for proteins encoded by IS66 family insertion elements, is considered an accessory protein, since TnpC, encoded by a neighboring gene, is a DDE family transposase.) has protein sequence MISPAGNFKFYVASKPVDFRKGMDDLAAIFQNEFDLDPFSGAIFIFRSKRADRLKLIVWDGTGLVMTYKRIEGKGFEWPRIQDGMINMNKSQFEALFEGLGWKRVTARGMLRPIAV, from the coding sequence ATGATCTCTCCAGCAGGCAACTTCAAATTCTACGTGGCCAGCAAGCCGGTTGACTTCCGAAAGGGGATGGACGACCTCGCAGCGATTTTTCAAAACGAATTTGACCTTGATCCGTTCAGTGGAGCCATCTTCATTTTCCGTTCGAAACGTGCGGATCGGCTCAAGCTGATCGTTTGGGACGGCACGGGCCTTGTGATGACTTACAAACGCATCGAAGGCAAAGGTTTCGAGTGGCCGCGCATTCAGGATGGCATGATCAACATGAACAAATCCCAGTTTGAGGCCTTATTCGAAGGCCTTGGCTGGAAGCGGGTGACCGCCAGAGGTATGCTCCGCCCTATCGCGGTCTGA
- a CDS encoding metallophosphoesterase — protein sequence MDWDREMTNWYTADTHFGHENVIRFCGRPFKSASHMDGIMLENMWKVVNPDDDLWIIGDLAFGAPAKDAAYLEQIFGQLPGARKHLIIGNHDSDLTQSLDWTSVSMMAEVPDGPKKQLNTLCHYPMITWNHARREALQLFGHVHNNWRGSRNSVNVGVNVWDFMPVTYDDVARRARQLPINKHWSDVEYRKELN from the coding sequence ATGGATTGGGATCGCGAGATGACTAATTGGTATACTGCGGATACGCACTTTGGACATGAAAACGTCATTCGGTTTTGTGGTCGCCCGTTCAAATCAGCGTCTCATATGGATGGCATCATGCTCGAAAACATGTGGAAGGTCGTGAATCCGGATGATGATCTGTGGATTATTGGAGATTTAGCATTTGGAGCACCAGCCAAGGATGCCGCCTACCTAGAACAAATCTTTGGCCAATTGCCCGGAGCGCGCAAGCATCTGATCATTGGCAATCACGACAGCGATCTCACCCAGTCGTTGGATTGGACGTCGGTTTCAATGATGGCCGAAGTGCCCGATGGACCGAAAAAGCAGCTAAATACGCTTTGTCACTACCCAATGATCACATGGAACCACGCGAGACGTGAAGCTCTCCAGTTGTTTGGGCATGTACACAATAACTGGCGCGGTTCTCGAAACTCCGTCAATGTCGGTGTCAATGTTTGGGATTTCATGCCGGTTACATACGATGATGTTGCCCGGCGGGCCCGTCAGTTGCCTATCAACAAACATTGGTCAGACGTCGAGTATCGCAAAGAACTCAACTAA
- a CDS encoding transmembrane anchor protein has protein sequence MHNAPKPNIEDLPTKAQLRRSSIIAGMGAVFIGVCVYLPAEYGTDPTGVGNILGLTEMGEIKQQLAAEAAADELLHGGDESSSLMNDTFGLFVSTAHAQEAWTDEITFTLEPGASTEIKATMEEGATMTYAWSATGGRINFDLHAHAGGEDVTYERGRGQTSGEGSFETPFAGDHGWFWRNRDDADITVTLQLSGDYSEIVRSE, from the coding sequence ATGCATAATGCACCAAAACCCAACATCGAAGACCTGCCTACCAAGGCACAACTCCGCCGTTCCTCGATCATCGCTGGCATGGGGGCCGTGTTCATCGGGGTCTGCGTTTACCTGCCCGCTGAATACGGGACAGACCCGACGGGCGTGGGCAACATCCTTGGCCTGACTGAGATGGGTGAGATCAAGCAGCAGCTTGCCGCAGAAGCCGCCGCTGATGAACTGCTGCATGGTGGTGACGAGTCCTCATCCCTGATGAATGACACCTTCGGCTTGTTCGTCTCCACCGCCCACGCACAGGAAGCATGGACGGACGAGATCACATTCACCCTCGAACCAGGTGCATCGACCGAGATCAAAGCCACCATGGAGGAAGGGGCGACCATGACCTATGCATGGTCCGCGACAGGTGGACGGATCAACTTCGATCTTCACGCCCATGCAGGTGGTGAAGATGTGACTTATGAGCGGGGCCGTGGCCAAACCTCTGGTGAGGGCAGCTTCGAGACGCCCTTTGCGGGCGACCACGGCTGGTTCTGGCGCAACCGCGACGACGCAGACATCACAGTCACGCTGCAACTGAGCGGCGACTACAGCGAGATCGTCCGCAGCGAGTGA
- a CDS encoding Crp/Fnr family transcriptional regulator yields MAFDATNNMAADKRPSFIEHSHFLITLPKAISILYDLDHMLPDPFSHLPTTACRTIDMQKGDVLFCQNQTTSGLYRVVSGCVTLQRTGLGGDTLTLHRAVSGGLFAEASVFSETYHCDAICTEAGSVIKIAKADVKATMQSNPAFCEGFTRLLAVQVQQYRAHIELLAIPSAKERILAAVQAGYFDATVTELATRINLSHEACYRALRGLCDDGRMIRVGRGKYTLS; encoded by the coding sequence ATGGCATTTGATGCGACGAACAACATGGCTGCTGATAAAAGACCTAGTTTCATTGAACACTCCCATTTCTTGATCACCCTACCCAAGGCCATTTCGATCCTTTATGATTTGGATCATATGCTTCCTGATCCTTTTTCCCATCTGCCCACGACTGCGTGTCGCACAATTGACATGCAAAAGGGTGACGTGCTCTTTTGCCAGAACCAGACGACATCGGGGCTTTACCGTGTCGTCTCTGGGTGCGTGACGCTGCAACGCACAGGGCTGGGTGGCGATACTTTGACCTTGCACAGGGCAGTGTCGGGCGGGCTGTTTGCTGAGGCCTCAGTCTTCTCAGAGACCTACCATTGCGATGCGATTTGCACCGAAGCTGGAAGCGTCATCAAGATCGCAAAGGCAGATGTCAAAGCCACGATGCAATCCAATCCTGCGTTCTGTGAAGGCTTCACAAGATTGCTTGCTGTTCAGGTCCAACAGTACCGCGCACATATCGAGTTGCTGGCAATCCCGTCAGCCAAAGAACGCATCTTGGCGGCTGTTCAGGCTGGATACTTCGATGCAACGGTGACCGAGTTGGCGACCCGTATCAATCTTAGTCATGAAGCTTGTTATCGCGCACTGCGGGGACTGTGTGACGATGGTCGCATGATCCGTGTTGGTCGTGGGAAATATACGCTGTCATAG
- a CDS encoding cytochrome c, with amino-acid sequence MDKRGMKWLIPTLLSLASTAAADHNWDHRDIVVGESLYADNCVSCHGADLEGQPNWQSPNADGVLPAPPHDGTGHTWHHDDDLLFEYTKFGGSAALAVRGVTGFNSGMPAFDETLTDEEIWDILAYIRSTWSEREQDAQASRNPPH; translated from the coding sequence ATGGATAAACGTGGCATGAAGTGGTTGATCCCAACCCTGCTGTCACTGGCGTCAACAGCCGCTGCTGATCACAATTGGGACCACCGCGATATCGTTGTGGGTGAAAGCTTGTACGCAGACAACTGCGTATCGTGCCACGGTGCCGACCTTGAGGGGCAGCCAAACTGGCAATCCCCGAACGCCGATGGAGTGCTTCCAGCCCCGCCGCATGACGGGACGGGCCACACTTGGCATCACGATGATGATCTGCTGTTTGAGTACACCAAATTCGGTGGCTCTGCTGCATTGGCGGTCAGGGGTGTAACTGGATTCAACAGCGGGATGCCCGCCTTTGACGAAACACTCACCGATGAGGAGATATGGGATATTCTTGCTTACATAAGATCAACTTGGTCTGAACGGGAACAGGATGCCCAAGCTAGTCGAAACCCGCCGCACTGA
- the tnpC gene encoding IS66 family transposase, translating to MLDVNKTLPKNPDELRQFTALLLAEVKSQAVLIEKLRHQLAGQRHHRFGSSSESIEQLQLALENSEIAVAKMTAKLRLPDEEPKDKPKRRPIPDHIPRMEVELTTGDDDCPQCSGGLRRLGEDVTEELEYVPGRFIVNRIVRPRFACSGCEAFTQATLPSRPIERGRPGPGLLAHVLVNKYADHLPLYRQSRIFERDGIDIDRSTLADWVGKSTALLEPLADAIGRHVLAGQAIFADDTPVKMLAPGTGKTATARLWACGVIAIWSFDHVGHVSGRDTELLDIALTLHLLAVALWIGVLTPLKRLTSLPKTYTSAADVGHRFGVVATVSVPALIIAGGYMGYQLVGSFSALLGTGYGQALIIKVLLVGGLLGLAAANKLRFIPALRAGEPTAANHLSKSISVEWLVILAVLGTTAVLTTNLTLPT from the coding sequence ATGCTGGACGTAAACAAAACTCTGCCGAAAAACCCCGATGAACTGAGGCAGTTCACGGCTCTTTTGCTGGCTGAAGTGAAGTCTCAAGCAGTCCTGATCGAGAAGCTGCGCCACCAGTTAGCCGGTCAACGCCATCACCGGTTTGGGTCGTCATCAGAAAGCATCGAGCAGCTTCAGCTGGCACTGGAGAACAGTGAGATTGCCGTTGCCAAGATGACAGCGAAGCTGCGTCTTCCTGATGAAGAACCAAAGGATAAGCCCAAGCGCCGCCCGATCCCGGATCATATCCCGCGCATGGAAGTTGAGCTGACCACTGGGGACGACGATTGCCCTCAGTGCAGTGGTGGACTGCGGCGTCTTGGTGAGGACGTGACCGAAGAGTTGGAATACGTTCCTGGCCGCTTCATCGTGAACCGCATCGTGCGCCCGCGCTTTGCGTGTTCGGGCTGCGAAGCCTTCACCCAAGCCACATTACCATCGCGCCCTATTGAACGCGGAAGGCCGGGACCGGGTTTATTGGCACACGTGTTGGTCAATAAATACGCCGATCACCTGCCACTGTATCGGCAGAGCCGCATCTTCGAGCGCGACGGGATCGACATTGACCGCTCAACACTGGCCGACTGGGTTGGCAAATCCACAGCACTATTAGAGCCATTGGCGGATGCAATCGGGCGGCACGTGCTGGCCGGTCAGGCCATCTTTGCAGACGACACGCCGGTAAAGATGTTGGCCCCCGGCACTGGTAAGACCGCAACCGCGCGGTTGTGGGCGTGTGGTGTCATTGCTATCTGGTCTTTCGATCACGTCGGACACGTCTCTGGCCGTGACACTGAACTGCTCGACATCGCATTGACGTTGCATTTGCTGGCTGTTGCTCTGTGGATCGGAGTTCTCACGCCGTTGAAACGACTGACTTCATTACCCAAAACATACACTTCGGCTGCGGATGTCGGGCATCGGTTTGGCGTTGTTGCCACGGTTTCCGTTCCTGCGTTGATCATCGCGGGCGGCTACATGGGCTACCAGCTTGTCGGGTCATTTTCCGCTCTATTAGGAACTGGATACGGGCAGGCATTGATTATTAAAGTACTTCTGGTCGGTGGCCTGTTGGGTTTGGCTGCTGCCAACAAACTTCGATTTATACCTGCGCTACGTGCAGGTGAGCCAACTGCTGCAAACCACCTTTCCAAATCCATATCAGTCGAATGGCTGGTCATCCTTGCCGTGCTGGGAACGACCGCCGTTCTGACGACAAATCTGACTTTGCCAACATGA
- the tnpB gene encoding IS66 family insertion sequence element accessory protein TnpB (TnpB, as the term is used for proteins encoded by IS66 family insertion elements, is considered an accessory protein, since TnpC, encoded by a neighboring gene, is a DDE family transposase.): MIPVPANTRVWLAAGVTDMRRGFTTLAAQAKQTLKQDPFTGHLFVFRGRRGDLLKIIWWDGQGACLFSKRLEKGRFVWPSAKEGKIALTAAQLAMLLEGIDLRVPQRSWTPLKAG, translated from the coding sequence ATGATCCCTGTCCCGGCGAACACGCGTGTCTGGCTGGCTGCTGGTGTGACCGATATGCGGCGCGGGTTCACGACGCTGGCAGCCCAAGCTAAACAAACACTCAAGCAAGATCCGTTCACCGGGCACCTGTTTGTCTTTCGTGGTCGGCGCGGTGACCTGCTCAAAATTATCTGGTGGGATGGCCAAGGTGCGTGCCTGTTCAGCAAGCGCTTGGAGAAGGGTCGGTTCGTGTGGCCATCGGCGAAAGAGGGCAAGATCGCCCTGACCGCTGCCCAGTTGGCGATGCTGCTGGAAGGGATCGATTTGCGTGTGCCACAGCGCAGCTGGACACCGCTCAAGGCAGGATAA
- the tnpA gene encoding IS66-like element accessory protein TnpA, whose amino-acid sequence MAGKKGQKKRFWSEEEKVSICAQTCAPGVSVALVARRYAMNTNLIHKWLRDPKFVPDPEIIEKEVAETPCFLPVEIVDRPATQEPSTARAANTTSGHSTIEIYIAGGHQLRIVGCYDPGALARLIRGLSA is encoded by the coding sequence ATGGCGGGCAAGAAGGGTCAGAAGAAGCGGTTCTGGTCGGAGGAGGAGAAGGTGTCGATCTGTGCGCAAACATGCGCGCCAGGGGTATCGGTTGCGCTGGTCGCGCGGCGGTATGCCATGAACACCAACCTGATCCACAAATGGCTGCGTGATCCCAAGTTTGTACCGGATCCGGAGATCATTGAAAAAGAGGTTGCTGAGACGCCATGCTTTCTGCCTGTGGAGATTGTTGACCGGCCTGCCACTCAAGAACCGAGCACCGCGCGTGCGGCCAATACCACATCCGGCCACAGCACGATTGAGATCTACATTGCGGGCGGTCATCAGTTGAGGATTGTCGGTTGCTACGATCCCGGAGCATTGGCTCGGCTCATCCGAGGCCTTTCGGCATGA
- a CDS encoding HNH endonuclease signature motif containing protein: protein MPSSKTPMGEHDHLLEIYETEVEVEYRGERYRVRDNGGAYRLNEFRKRARPLDKTWTFGRQNFTTGYHLLAGVPIHRIVCSAFNGPPPSDKHVVDHIDTNRANNRPEKLRWLTRLENALLNEITARRIELAYGSIEAFLEDPSRPLCYALPLQLCL from the coding sequence ATGCCATCCTCGAAAACGCCTATGGGCGAGCATGACCACCTGCTGGAGATCTACGAAACCGAAGTCGAAGTCGAATATCGCGGCGAGCGATACCGCGTCCGTGACAACGGCGGAGCCTATCGACTGAACGAATTCCGTAAACGCGCCCGTCCACTCGACAAAACATGGACCTTCGGACGCCAGAACTTCACGACTGGCTATCACCTTCTGGCGGGTGTGCCAATCCACCGCATCGTTTGCAGCGCCTTCAACGGTCCGCCACCCTCTGATAAGCATGTCGTCGATCACATCGACACCAACCGTGCGAATAACAGGCCCGAGAAGCTGCGCTGGCTCACTAGGCTGGAAAACGCACTCCTGAACGAAATCACTGCACGCCGCATTGAGCTGGCCTATGGGTCGATAGAAGCGTTTCTCGAAGATCCGTCCAGACCCTTATGTTACGCCTTGCCGCTTCAACTCTGCCTTTAA
- a CDS encoding transposase produces MSTKLKVKIADNRRLMAQNNKFRDTLFGPSSEKSNSKDDKPDTGDADPGDPVPNSGKPNLDGAAATPDDKPKKKRGLRGPQ; encoded by the coding sequence ATGAGCACCAAGCTGAAAGTCAAAATCGCCGACAATCGACGCCTGATGGCGCAAAATAACAAGTTTCGCGATACGCTATTTGGGCCGTCTAGCGAAAAATCGAATAGCAAAGACGACAAACCAGACACTGGTGATGCAGATCCTGGCGACCCGGTTCCCAACAGCGGTAAGCCAAATTTGGATGGTGCCGCTGCAACGCCCGATGACAAGCCCAAAAAGAAGCGTGGACTGCGAGGACCGCAGTAG
- a CDS encoding fasciclin domain-containing protein — translation MNRRFALKATLAATALAALTACAHTPKGDDIVDIAAANGNFNTLVAAVQAAGLEETLRSPGPFTVFAPTDAAFAALPAGTVESLLLPENKDQLVSILTYHVLPGAVQSGDVLGAVTNVATVQGQTVRVDGTGSKVGPSVKVNDANVTAADIIASNGVIHVIDKVLLPK, via the coding sequence ATGAACAGACGTTTTGCCCTCAAAGCGACCCTTGCCGCCACCGCATTGGCCGCGTTGACCGCCTGCGCCCACACGCCCAAAGGCGACGACATTGTCGATATCGCCGCAGCCAACGGTAATTTCAACACGCTGGTTGCCGCCGTACAAGCCGCGGGCCTGGAGGAGACGCTGCGCAGTCCGGGACCGTTCACCGTTTTCGCCCCCACCGATGCGGCCTTTGCGGCCCTGCCCGCCGGCACCGTGGAGAGCCTCTTGCTGCCCGAGAACAAAGACCAGTTGGTGAGCATCCTTACCTATCACGTGCTGCCCGGTGCGGTACAGTCGGGTGACGTGCTTGGTGCGGTGACGAATGTCGCAACTGTGCAGGGCCAGACCGTGCGCGTGGATGGCACCGGCAGCAAGGTCGGCCCCTCGGTCAAGGTCAATGACGCCAATGTCACAGCCGCCGACATTATCGCCAGCAACGGTGTGATCCATGTGATCGACAAGGTGCTGCTGCCCAAATAA